A stretch of Desulfotalea psychrophila LSv54 DNA encodes these proteins:
- a CDS encoding isoprenyl transferase, with the protein MRLAELAEKYGIDPLHLPAHIAIIMDGNGRWAQARKRPRLFGHKAGADSVEEIVSICCQLGIPALTLYAFSSENWKRPKAEVSGLMSILQKYLRAELPKMQKNNIRLHCIGDIERLPSAVRDTLLQVMGETAKNTGMILSLALSYGGRDEICRAIKKISAECVAGDLEETDITPDLLSDYLDTAILPEPDLLIRTGGESRLSNFLLWQLSYAELYFTDIMWPEFRTEQLATAIASFQERERRFGKIGAQLNKNK; encoded by the coding sequence ATGAGACTGGCAGAATTAGCTGAGAAGTATGGGATTGATCCTCTCCACCTTCCTGCTCATATTGCAATTATTATGGATGGAAATGGACGTTGGGCTCAGGCTCGTAAACGTCCACGTCTCTTTGGACATAAGGCAGGGGCTGATTCGGTTGAGGAGATTGTCTCAATCTGTTGCCAACTCGGTATCCCGGCACTTACCCTCTATGCCTTCTCTTCTGAAAATTGGAAGAGACCGAAAGCAGAGGTGAGTGGCCTTATGTCTATCCTGCAGAAATATCTTCGGGCAGAGTTGCCCAAGATGCAAAAGAATAATATTCGTCTCCACTGTATCGGCGATATTGAGCGTCTGCCATCTGCTGTACGCGATACCCTGCTCCAGGTAATGGGCGAGACTGCAAAAAATACGGGGATGATACTCTCACTGGCCCTCAGTTATGGGGGGCGGGATGAGATCTGTCGTGCCATAAAAAAAATCTCTGCTGAATGTGTCGCAGGTGATCTTGAGGAGACGGATATCACTCCAGATCTTCTCTCCGACTATCTTGACACCGCTATCTTGCCGGAACCAGATCTGTTGATACGGACGGGCGGTGAGTCTCGGCTTTCCAATTTTCTTCTCTGGCAACTCTCCTATGCAGAGTTGTACTTCACAGATATTATGTGGCCAGAATTTCGTACAGAACAGCTGGCAACTGCTATTGCCAGCTTTCAGGAACGTGAACGCCGTTTTGGCAAAATTGGTGCACAGTTAAATAAGAATAAATAG
- the tsf gene encoding translation elongation factor Ts codes for MAITSKMVKELRDKTAAGMMDCKKALTETDGDMEKAVDLLRQKGLAVAAKRAGRATSEGTIQTYIHGAKIGVMIEVGCETDFVAKNEEFCKFAKDIAMHIAAVNPIAVSREGIPAEVIEREKAIYVQQALDSGKPEAIVEKMVVGKVEKFIGEICLVEQKFVMNPDLTVQDLLNELVAKMGENISIKRFARFQVGA; via the coding sequence ATGGCTATTACAAGCAAGATGGTAAAAGAGCTTAGAGATAAAACAGCTGCAGGTATGATGGACTGTAAAAAAGCTCTTACCGAGACCGATGGTGATATGGAAAAAGCAGTGGACCTTCTTCGTCAGAAGGGTCTTGCCGTTGCTGCTAAGCGCGCAGGTCGTGCTACAAGTGAAGGTACCATTCAGACCTATATTCATGGTGCTAAGATTGGTGTTATGATTGAGGTTGGTTGTGAGACTGACTTTGTTGCAAAGAACGAAGAATTTTGCAAATTTGCAAAAGACATTGCAATGCACATTGCAGCTGTAAACCCCATTGCTGTAAGCCGTGAGGGTATTCCTGCCGAGGTTATTGAGCGTGAGAAGGCAATTTACGTTCAGCAAGCTCTCGATTCTGGTAAGCCAGAAGCGATTGTTGAGAAGATGGTTGTTGGTAAAGTAGAGAAGTTTATTGGCGAAATTTGTCTTGTTGAACAAAAATTCGTAATGAACCCTGATCTTACCGTACAAGACCTTCTTAATGAACTTGTAGCCAAGATGGGTGAGAATATCTCCATTAAGCGTTTTGCTCGTTTTCAAGTAGGTGCCTAA
- a CDS encoding DNA-directed RNA polymerase subunit alpha yields the protein MTQEIDEKIPVYRNWHELIRPEKVEIDQSNHSETYGKFICQPLERGFATTIGNSLRRILLSSIQGAAITTVKIEGALHELTSMKDVKEDVSEIILNLKQVRLKLNCEESQTVRIEKQGPGPVVAGDIIPSAFVEIMNEDHILCNLTSDMTFCAELTVEWGKGYQPAENQEKDDLTVGQIPIDAIFTPVKKIQYVVSSARVGQQTDYDKLTYEIETDGSVRPEDALAYSAKILKEQLDIFINFDETAVEPEKKAVETEEKQENPYLDKPVEDLELSVRSANCLKNADINFIGDLVQRTDQEMLKTKNFGRKSLNEIKTLLQDMDLTLGVKLEGWNAPSDAETEE from the coding sequence ATGACCCAGGAAATCGACGAAAAAATACCTGTTTATCGTAATTGGCATGAGCTGATCAGACCCGAAAAAGTAGAAATTGATCAGAGTAATCATTCTGAAACCTACGGTAAATTTATCTGTCAACCGCTTGAGCGTGGCTTTGCGACGACAATCGGTAACTCTTTGCGAAGGATCCTTCTGTCTTCTATTCAGGGTGCAGCTATTACCACTGTAAAGATAGAGGGCGCTTTGCATGAACTTACATCCATGAAGGACGTTAAAGAGGATGTAAGTGAGATTATTCTCAATCTTAAGCAGGTTCGTTTAAAGCTTAATTGCGAAGAGTCTCAAACAGTACGTATTGAAAAACAAGGACCAGGACCTGTTGTTGCTGGTGATATTATTCCATCTGCATTCGTTGAAATCATGAACGAAGATCATATTCTCTGTAATCTTACAAGTGATATGACCTTTTGTGCTGAGTTGACTGTCGAATGGGGTAAAGGATATCAACCTGCTGAAAATCAAGAGAAAGATGACCTCACCGTAGGTCAGATTCCCATTGATGCGATCTTTACTCCTGTAAAGAAAATTCAGTATGTTGTCTCTTCTGCCCGTGTTGGTCAACAGACTGATTATGATAAGTTGACCTACGAGATAGAAACAGATGGTAGCGTACGACCTGAAGATGCTTTGGCTTACTCGGCAAAGATTCTTAAGGAGCAGCTTGATATTTTTATTAACTTTGATGAAACTGCGGTCGAGCCTGAAAAGAAAGCTGTTGAGACCGAAGAGAAGCAGGAAAATCCTTATCTCGACAAGCCTGTTGAAGATCTTGAATTATCTGTACGTTCTGCAAACTGTCTCAAGAATGCGGATATCAATTTTATCGGTGATTTGGTACAGAGAACTGATCAGGAAATGTTGAAGACCAAGAACTTTGGTCGTAAATCTCTTAACGAGATTAAAACATTGTTACAAGATATGGATTTGACCCTTGGTGTGAAGCTTGAGGGTTGGAATGCTCCTTCTGATGCAGAGACTGAAGAATAA
- the rpsD gene encoding 30S ribosomal protein S4: MARNIGAVCRRCRRENLKLFLKGDRCYSDKCSFERRAFAPGQHGQARFKKVSDYAVQLREKQKVKSMYGVLEAQFRLTFEKAEAQKGVAGENLLILLERRLDNAVFRAGFASSRTQARQIVRHKHILINGKRVDIPSYQVSEGDVISLREKSRANAGVVDNLEAVVRRGVPTWLELDKDNFKASVKALPNREEITMPIQERLIVELYSKN, from the coding sequence TTGGCTAGAAATATAGGGGCTGTATGTCGCCGTTGTCGACGAGAAAATTTGAAGTTGTTTCTAAAGGGCGATCGTTGTTATTCTGACAAATGTTCTTTTGAGAGACGTGCTTTCGCACCGGGACAACATGGTCAGGCAAGATTTAAGAAAGTGTCTGATTACGCTGTTCAGTTGCGTGAGAAGCAAAAAGTTAAGAGCATGTACGGTGTTCTTGAGGCTCAATTTCGTTTGACCTTCGAGAAAGCTGAAGCTCAGAAAGGTGTGGCTGGCGAGAATCTTTTGATTCTTCTTGAACGACGTCTTGATAATGCTGTTTTTCGTGCAGGTTTTGCTTCTTCTAGAACTCAAGCGCGTCAAATTGTTCGTCACAAGCATATCTTGATAAATGGAAAAAGAGTTGATATTCCTTCTTATCAAGTATCTGAGGGCGATGTTATCTCCCTGAGAGAAAAGAGTCGTGCTAACGCAGGTGTTGTTGATAACCTCGAAGCAGTTGTTCGTCGTGGTGTTCCAACCTGGCTTGAGTTAGACAAGGACAACTTTAAGGCATCTGTAAAAGCTCTTCCTAACAGAGAAGAAATTACCATGCCTATTCAGGAAAGATTGATTGTAGAGCTTTACTCTAAGAATTAA
- a CDS encoding 1-deoxy-D-xylulose-5-phosphate reductoisomerase produces MKKISLLGATGSIGTSVLEVVRKFSDQYRIVAMAAGRNIDLFARQIEEFSPDLVSVLDEEYAHCLQERLGGFRGKILWGNAGNEEVAAYPSASITISAIVGAAGLLPTLAAIEAGKDIGLANKETLVMAGKIVMERARRKGVALLPVDSEHSAIFQALHAGKRADLAKIILTASGGPFHGRTAAELAQVTPAQALAHPNWSMGRKVSIDSATLMNKGLEVIEAKWLFDVEPENIEVVVHPQSIVHSLVEYHDGSLIAQLGVADMCIPIAYALSYPNRLPLGHKRLSLTDCACLDFIRPDTENFPALPLAFEALRRGGVAPAALNAANEIAVAAFLDGKIRFLDIARLVTDTVDVVSPGDENKLDDILAADRESREITRQKITELF; encoded by the coding sequence ATGAAAAAAATATCTCTTCTTGGGGCGACGGGTTCCATTGGCACAAGTGTGCTTGAAGTTGTTCGGAAATTTTCCGATCAATACAGGATTGTCGCTATGGCTGCTGGTCGCAATATTGATCTCTTTGCCAGACAGATTGAGGAGTTTTCTCCAGATCTTGTTTCAGTGCTTGATGAGGAATATGCCCATTGCCTGCAGGAGAGGCTGGGAGGATTCAGGGGTAAGATCCTCTGGGGAAACGCGGGCAATGAAGAGGTTGCCGCCTATCCCTCTGCCTCAATTACCATCTCAGCAATTGTTGGTGCGGCTGGTCTACTTCCTACCCTGGCGGCAATTGAGGCGGGAAAGGATATTGGCCTTGCCAATAAAGAGACCCTGGTCATGGCAGGAAAAATTGTCATGGAGAGAGCACGGCGTAAGGGGGTGGCACTGCTTCCCGTTGATTCCGAACACTCTGCCATCTTTCAGGCCCTGCATGCAGGTAAGAGGGCAGATCTGGCTAAAATTATTCTCACCGCCTCCGGTGGACCATTTCATGGCAGGACAGCTGCTGAACTTGCGCAGGTCACCCCTGCTCAAGCTCTGGCTCATCCAAACTGGAGTATGGGTAGAAAGGTCTCCATTGATTCAGCTACCCTGATGAACAAGGGGCTGGAGGTGATTGAGGCGAAATGGCTCTTTGATGTAGAGCCGGAGAACATAGAGGTGGTGGTGCATCCCCAGTCTATTGTTCACTCTCTGGTTGAGTACCATGACGGTTCGTTGATTGCCCAACTTGGGGTGGCTGATATGTGTATTCCCATTGCCTATGCCCTCTCCTATCCAAACCGTTTACCCCTCGGTCATAAGCGCCTCTCCTTAACCGACTGTGCCTGTTTGGACTTCATTCGGCCCGATACGGAAAACTTTCCAGCCCTGCCCCTGGCCTTTGAGGCCCTACGGCGGGGAGGGGTTGCGCCAGCAGCACTTAATGCGGCAAATGAGATAGCGGTTGCCGCATTTTTAGATGGCAAAATACGCTTTCTTGACATAGCAAGGCTTGTAACAGATACTGTAGACGTTGTTTCCCCGGGGGATGAAAATAAATTAGATGATATCTTAGCAGCAGACAGGGAGTCCAGGGAAATAACCCGGCAAAAAATAACGGAACTCTTCTGA
- the frr gene encoding ribosome recycling factor — MSEVIVEMSGRMAKSVEAFKNDLSRVRTGRASISILDDITVVAYGSTMPLNQVATLTIPESRMIALQPWDPQMIPPIEKAILKSGLGLNPVNDGKVVRLNIPQLTEDRRKDLVKQVKKIAEEFRVAIRNVRRDAIDTLKLQKKDKEISEDDLFKLQDDAQKETDIYIKQLDEVSASKEKEVMEV; from the coding sequence ATGAGTGAAGTTATTGTAGAGATGAGTGGCAGGATGGCGAAGAGTGTTGAAGCTTTTAAAAATGATTTATCCAGGGTCCGTACCGGCCGTGCCTCGATTTCTATTCTTGATGATATTACCGTTGTTGCTTACGGTAGCACCATGCCTCTGAACCAGGTTGCGACCTTGACCATCCCGGAATCTCGTATGATTGCTTTGCAACCATGGGACCCGCAAATGATACCGCCCATTGAAAAAGCTATCCTTAAGTCAGGCCTTGGACTTAATCCGGTAAATGATGGCAAGGTTGTTCGTTTGAATATTCCTCAACTTACCGAAGATCGTCGTAAAGATCTGGTCAAGCAGGTAAAGAAAATCGCTGAGGAGTTTCGGGTAGCAATCCGCAACGTTCGACGTGACGCCATTGATACCCTTAAGTTGCAAAAGAAGGATAAGGAGATATCTGAGGACGATCTGTTCAAATTGCAGGATGATGCTCAGAAAGAGACCGATATTTACATCAAGCAGTTGGATGAGGTTAGTGCCTCTAAAGAAAAAGAAGTGATGGAAGTATAG
- the rplQ gene encoding 50S ribosomal protein L17, with product MRHRYSGRKLGRTSSHRDAMFRNMVTSLFEHERIVTTKEKAKELRPIAEKMITLGKRGDLHARRQALSYVRCAGVVHKLFGEIAEQFADRKGGYTRIIQTGVRRGDNASMAIIELVGYDETVAAATTEA from the coding sequence ATGAGACATCGTTATTCAGGAAGAAAATTAGGTCGTACCAGTTCGCATAGAGATGCTATGTTCAGGAACATGGTTACTTCATTGTTTGAGCATGAGCGCATTGTTACCACCAAAGAGAAAGCAAAAGAGCTTCGTCCTATCGCAGAGAAGATGATTACTCTTGGCAAGCGTGGAGATCTTCATGCTCGTCGTCAGGCTTTGAGCTATGTTAGATGTGCAGGCGTGGTTCATAAGCTTTTCGGTGAAATTGCTGAGCAATTTGCTGATCGTAAAGGCGGTTATACCCGTATTATCCAAACTGGTGTTCGTCGTGGCGATAACGCTTCTATGGCTATCATCGAGTTGGTTGGTTACGACGAGACTGTTGCTGCTGCAACGACCGAAGCGTAA
- the pyrH gene encoding UMP kinase — MRFIMPIKYKRMLLKLSGEALMGKDSYGINTGVLEFVAGEIKELVAMGVELGVVVGAGNIFRGMAGASKGMDRATADNMGMLATVMNSLAMQDALERSGVITRAMSAIPMQSICESYIRRRATRHLEKGRVVIFAAGTGNPYFTTDSAGVLRALEIDADIVVKATKVDGVYDKDPMIHDDAVKFEHLTYDDVLRKGLKVMDAAGIALAKDDDKPIMVLNMSVAGNMKKAALGERVGTLITA, encoded by the coding sequence ATGAGGTTTATTATGCCCATTAAATATAAAAGAATGTTGCTTAAATTGAGTGGCGAAGCCCTCATGGGTAAAGACTCTTATGGAATCAATACCGGAGTTTTGGAGTTTGTTGCCGGCGAAATAAAAGAGCTTGTGGCAATGGGCGTTGAGCTGGGTGTTGTTGTTGGTGCCGGCAATATTTTTAGGGGTATGGCTGGGGCAAGTAAGGGAATGGATCGTGCGACAGCCGATAATATGGGAATGCTCGCCACAGTAATGAATAGTCTCGCCATGCAGGATGCGCTTGAGCGTAGCGGGGTCATCACTCGGGCTATGTCGGCTATTCCTATGCAATCGATTTGTGAATCTTATATTAGAAGGCGAGCAACCAGACATCTTGAAAAAGGTCGAGTGGTTATCTTTGCTGCTGGTACCGGTAATCCCTATTTTACCACTGACTCGGCGGGTGTCCTGCGTGCCCTGGAGATTGATGCTGATATCGTGGTTAAGGCGACCAAGGTTGATGGTGTCTATGATAAGGATCCTATGATTCATGATGATGCTGTCAAGTTTGAGCATCTTACCTATGACGATGTCCTGCGTAAGGGACTGAAGGTCATGGATGCTGCTGGAATTGCCTTGGCAAAAGACGATGACAAGCCTATTATGGTGCTGAATATGAGTGTTGCTGGTAATATGAAAAAAGCTGCACTTGGTGAACGTGTTGGGACACTTATTACTGCGTAA
- the ispG gene encoding flavodoxin-dependent (E)-4-hydroxy-3-methylbut-2-enyl-diphosphate synthase: MISRRSTRQIQVGRVAVGGDSPVSVQSMTNTDTRDIEKTAEQLQRLQQAGCDIARVAVLDQDAARAISALVDMSSMPIIADIHFDYRLAIAAMENGAAAIRINPGNLGGEEKTAKVVAAAKMHGLPIRVGVNSGSIEKDLLKKYGYPTADNTQALIESALRNVRLLEKHGFEQIKISIKSSDVLTTVNGYQQLSKVTDYPLHLGVTEAGGLIAGTVKSSVALGILLNQGIGDTLRISLTRDPVEEVRVAFELLRCLGIRQRGPELISCPTCGRTRIDLFSLAEKVEQVVQAMEAPIKVAVMGCVVNGPGEAKEADIGIAGGEGLGIIFKKGVLYKKVAEEQLLEVFLAELRELEEEYQKKHNNV; the protein is encoded by the coding sequence ATGATAAGTCGACGTTCGACAAGGCAAATACAGGTGGGTAGGGTAGCGGTGGGTGGTGACAGCCCTGTTAGCGTTCAGTCCATGACCAATACCGATACCCGTGATATAGAAAAGACGGCGGAACAGCTGCAACGTCTGCAGCAGGCGGGCTGTGATATTGCCCGGGTGGCTGTTCTCGATCAGGATGCGGCCCGGGCCATATCGGCCCTTGTCGATATGAGCTCCATGCCCATTATTGCCGACATTCACTTTGACTATCGTCTGGCCATTGCCGCCATGGAAAATGGTGCCGCTGCTATTCGTATAAATCCGGGAAATCTCGGTGGTGAAGAGAAAACCGCCAAGGTTGTGGCCGCTGCCAAGATGCATGGACTGCCTATTCGGGTGGGGGTTAACAGTGGTTCCATCGAAAAAGATCTTCTGAAAAAGTATGGTTATCCGACTGCTGATAATACCCAGGCCCTGATTGAAAGTGCTCTGCGTAATGTCCGTCTCTTGGAGAAACATGGTTTTGAACAGATAAAGATATCCATTAAATCATCGGATGTGCTGACCACCGTAAATGGCTATCAGCAGCTGTCCAAGGTCACCGATTATCCCCTGCATTTAGGTGTCACCGAGGCAGGTGGGCTTATTGCCGGAACCGTTAAGTCAAGCGTTGCCCTCGGTATTCTCCTGAACCAGGGTATTGGTGATACCCTGCGTATTTCCCTGACCCGTGATCCGGTGGAAGAGGTACGGGTGGCCTTTGAGCTTCTTCGTTGCCTCGGTATCCGTCAGCGAGGACCGGAGCTTATCTCCTGTCCCACCTGTGGCCGGACCCGAATTGATCTCTTCTCTCTGGCCGAAAAGGTCGAGCAGGTGGTGCAAGCCATGGAGGCCCCCATCAAGGTGGCAGTTATGGGCTGCGTGGTCAATGGCCCGGGCGAAGCTAAAGAGGCTGATATTGGTATTGCCGGTGGAGAAGGTTTGGGGATTATCTTTAAAAAGGGTGTCCTTTACAAAAAGGTCGCCGAGGAGCAACTCCTTGAGGTCTTTTTGGCAGAGTTGCGTGAGCTGGAAGAGGAATATCAGAAAAAGCATAATAATGTCTAG
- the rseP gene encoding RIP metalloprotease RseP, with translation MTTIFSFILVLGALIFVHELGHFLLAKFFGVRVLKFSLGFGPRLCGKTIGETEYVLSAFPLGGFVKMLGENPDEEELTGVEKERAFSYKPTYQRFLIVLAGPLFNFIFPVLIFSSLFFFQGIPVSQDTTRIGQVNEGSPAAQAGMLADDIIVDINGVETTSWQSVLNGVKDSGGVPLKVLVLRGDKEVSLAIVPQRDEVKDVFGQAVEERYMIGVMKAEALSYEETGLFAAIWRGLQQTWFYIYLTGLGIIKLIQQVVPASEMGGPILIAQMAGEQMRAGWINLLYFTSLLSVNLGILNLLPIPVLDGGHLMFLTLEGIRKKPLGEKAQIIAQQIGLGLLATLMLFVFYNDIMRLIK, from the coding sequence ATGACTACAATTTTTTCATTTATACTGGTTCTTGGTGCTCTGATATTTGTCCACGAGTTGGGACATTTTCTCTTGGCAAAGTTCTTTGGCGTTCGGGTACTTAAATTTTCCTTAGGGTTTGGGCCACGTCTCTGTGGCAAAACAATAGGGGAAACAGAGTATGTGCTTTCGGCCTTTCCTCTGGGTGGATTTGTTAAAATGCTTGGGGAAAACCCCGACGAGGAGGAGCTGACAGGTGTTGAAAAGGAGAGGGCTTTTTCCTATAAACCGACATACCAGAGATTTCTTATTGTCCTTGCCGGTCCGCTTTTCAATTTTATTTTTCCCGTTCTCATCTTTTCATCGCTCTTCTTCTTTCAGGGTATTCCCGTGTCGCAGGACACCACCAGAATTGGCCAGGTAAATGAGGGCTCCCCTGCCGCGCAGGCAGGTATGTTGGCAGATGATATTATTGTGGACATCAATGGGGTAGAAACTACCAGTTGGCAGAGTGTTCTCAATGGGGTCAAGGATAGTGGCGGTGTACCTCTTAAGGTACTTGTTCTTCGTGGGGATAAGGAGGTGAGCCTCGCTATTGTTCCCCAGCGTGATGAGGTCAAAGATGTCTTTGGTCAAGCCGTTGAAGAGAGATATATGATAGGGGTGATGAAGGCGGAGGCCCTCTCCTATGAGGAGACAGGGCTCTTTGCTGCCATATGGCGAGGTCTGCAGCAGACATGGTTTTATATCTATTTGACCGGCCTTGGTATTATTAAGCTTATTCAACAGGTGGTGCCTGCATCGGAGATGGGTGGGCCAATTTTGATTGCTCAGATGGCCGGTGAACAGATGCGTGCCGGTTGGATAAACCTCCTCTATTTTACCTCCCTGCTCAGTGTTAATCTCGGTATCCTTAATTTACTGCCCATCCCTGTCCTTGATGGTGGTCATTTAATGTTTTTGACCCTGGAGGGGATTCGCAAAAAACCACTCGGTGAAAAGGCACAAATTATTGCCCAACAGATAGGGCTTGGCCTCTTGGCTACCCTGATGCTTTTTGTTTTTTACAATGATATTATGAGGCTTATAAAGTAA
- the rpsK gene encoding 30S ribosomal protein S11, protein MAVAKKRKVKKNIPEGIVYIYSTFNNTIVTISDKQGNVVSWCSAGVLGFKGSRKSTPFAAQNALADAAKKAADCGMRKVEVKVKGPGPGREAALRALVSTGFEVSRIYDVTPVPHNGCKPPKRRRV, encoded by the coding sequence ATGGCAGTTGCAAAAAAGAGAAAGGTAAAAAAGAATATCCCAGAAGGGATTGTTTATATTTATTCTACCTTCAATAATACCATTGTTACCATCTCAGACAAGCAGGGAAACGTGGTTTCTTGGTGTAGCGCTGGTGTTCTTGGCTTTAAAGGTTCTCGTAAGAGTACTCCTTTTGCAGCCCAGAATGCGCTTGCTGATGCAGCGAAGAAAGCTGCTGATTGTGGTATGAGAAAAGTAGAAGTTAAAGTGAAAGGACCAGGACCTGGTCGTGAAGCTGCTCTACGTGCTTTGGTAAGTACCGGTTTTGAGGTAAGTCGCATTTATGATGTTACCCCAGTTCCTCACAATGGATGTAAACCACCTAAACGTCGCCGCGTATAA
- the tsaB gene encoding tRNA (adenosine(37)-N6)-threonylcarbamoyltransferase complex dimerization subunit type 1 TsaB — MTQPVLLAIDTATNCSSVAITRGDSLCGEVIASLSLSSGITHSRRLLTSIEWLMAEVGMDWQGLTGIAVSLGPGSFTGLRIGMATAKGLATAAGLPLYGVSSLDVLASRCVTDKLICVALDARKKEVYTALYRRVGGEIQRLGDYQVLAPESLVAMIDEPVLFVGDGVRVYSDRLSLSALAGAEIAPAILHTISATALGFCAADCAIRGEMLDTAAAVPLYVRASDAELNLGIKVTPRPIPC; from the coding sequence ATGACCCAACCTGTTTTACTTGCAATCGATACGGCCACAAACTGTAGCTCTGTGGCAATAACCAGGGGCGATAGTCTCTGTGGTGAGGTAATTGCCTCTCTCTCTCTCAGTAGTGGCATTACCCATTCCCGCCGTCTTCTCACCTCTATTGAGTGGCTGATGGCCGAGGTAGGTATGGACTGGCAGGGGCTTACCGGCATTGCCGTGAGCCTTGGTCCCGGCAGCTTTACCGGTCTGCGGATCGGCATGGCAACGGCTAAGGGACTTGCCACCGCCGCCGGACTACCCCTCTACGGAGTTTCAAGTTTGGATGTCCTGGCCAGCAGATGTGTCACCGATAAGTTGATCTGTGTTGCCCTGGATGCGAGAAAAAAAGAGGTGTATACGGCCCTTTATCGGAGGGTCGGCGGAGAGATTCAGCGACTTGGTGACTATCAGGTGCTTGCCCCGGAGAGTCTTGTCGCTATGATTGATGAACCTGTCCTCTTTGTGGGTGATGGTGTCCGGGTCTACAGTGACAGATTGTCTCTGTCGGCACTGGCTGGGGCTGAGATTGCCCCTGCTATCCTGCATACCATTTCAGCCACGGCTTTGGGCTTTTGTGCAGCTGATTGTGCCATAAGGGGGGAGATGCTGGATACTGCAGCGGCTGTACCCCTCTATGTGCGAGCCTCCGATGCTGAGCTCAATCTTGGCATAAAGGTTACTCCCCGGCCCATCCCCTGCTAA
- a CDS encoding phosphatidate cytidylyltransferase translates to MDRVVPGLLLAGFWLLLLFKGSALLFSVVILAVIFMAANEYLRMAAAGLIGKKERYFLNLVLMFPALAVTINSTQQYLAPALLASFFVLTGYFLYRYAKFEQPYAFFARLLFGVFYIGFLSSYLLLVRALPDGNYWLIVASAITAGADSGGYFVGCSIGKHKLCPNVSPKKTIEGALGGLVFALIAAFVGAHFLLPEVSPWFLALGTVVLTAAGVAGDLTESIIKRGTGTKDSGTCLGGHGGILDRIDSLLFALPVLYTVLTF, encoded by the coding sequence ATGGATAGAGTGGTTCCGGGCTTACTTCTGGCGGGGTTTTGGCTCTTGTTGCTTTTTAAGGGGTCTGCTCTGCTGTTCTCTGTTGTTATCCTGGCTGTTATTTTCATGGCGGCAAATGAGTATCTGCGCATGGCAGCTGCGGGCTTAATTGGGAAAAAGGAGAGGTATTTTCTTAATCTGGTGCTGATGTTTCCAGCTCTTGCTGTTACCATCAATTCAACTCAGCAATATCTTGCTCCCGCTCTTCTGGCCTCTTTTTTCGTCCTGACAGGTTATTTTCTCTATCGCTACGCCAAGTTTGAACAGCCCTACGCCTTCTTTGCCCGTCTTCTCTTTGGGGTCTTCTATATAGGCTTTCTCAGTTCATACCTCCTGCTGGTCCGGGCCCTGCCCGATGGAAATTACTGGCTGATCGTTGCCTCGGCTATTACGGCAGGTGCTGATTCAGGGGGATATTTTGTCGGCTGTTCCATTGGTAAGCATAAGCTCTGCCCTAATGTCAGTCCCAAGAAGACCATTGAGGGCGCTCTGGGCGGCCTTGTCTTTGCCCTCATTGCCGCCTTTGTCGGCGCTCACTTTCTTCTCCCCGAGGTTAGCCCCTGGTTTTTGGCTCTTGGCACCGTGGTTCTCACCGCAGCTGGAGTGGCCGGTGACCTGACAGAATCTATTATAAAGCGAGGCACGGGCACCAAGGATTCCGGCACCTGTCTTGGCGGGCATGGTGGTATTCTGGATCGAATTGACTCTCTGCTCTTTGCCCTTCCGGTGCTCTATACGGTGCTTACCTTCTAA
- the rpsM gene encoding 30S ribosomal protein S13: protein MARIAGIDLPKNKHIDRALTYIHGIGLTSARKILDAVELPYTMNSDDLDGETVNRIRKVIEADYTVEGDRRREVSMDIKRLTDLGCYRGRRHRMGLPCRGQKTKTNARTRKGPRRGAARRK from the coding sequence CTAAAAATAAACACATTGATAGGGCACTTACCTATATTCATGGCATTGGATTGACATCAGCTCGTAAGATTCTTGATGCAGTTGAATTACCATACACCATGAATTCAGACGATTTGGATGGCGAAACCGTCAACCGTATCCGTAAGGTTATCGAGGCAGATTATACCGTAGAGGGTGATCGTCGCCGTGAAGTTTCTATGGACATTAAGAGACTCACCGACCTTGGTTGTTACCGTGGACGTCGTCATCGTATGGGCTTGCCTTGTCGTGGTCAAAAGACTAAGACTAATGCCCGGACACGTAAGGGACCACGTCGTGGTGCCGCTCGTCGGAAATAA